From a single Salinirussus salinus genomic region:
- a CDS encoding ribbon-helix-helix domain-containing protein — protein sequence MSTDTNDDGEMVKLNVKVPKGLLEEIDELAEELEYTNRSEFIREVLRDTTEPILTPGAQEGVSEGYADMAAGRTMSTDEARERLGIDEN from the coding sequence ATGAGCACGGACACGAATGACGACGGAGAGATGGTAAAGCTCAACGTGAAGGTCCCGAAGGGCCTTCTCGAGGAGATCGACGAACTCGCAGAGGAACTGGAGTACACGAACCGCTCGGAGTTCATTCGTGAGGTCCTGCGTGACACTACGGAGCCGATTCTGACGCCCGGTGCGCAGGAGGGTGTCTCCGAGGGCTACGCGGACATGGCGGCGGGGCGAACGATGTCCACGGACGAGGCCCGGGAGCGCCTCGGTATCGACGAAAACTGA
- a CDS encoding AbrB/MazE/SpoVT family DNA-binding domain-containing protein codes for MSADDPEITTVTSKGQITIPSRLREQFGLEQGTKLMLVPTDYGLVLKKLDLPSVEEFQRRVEKRAERVDLSMEEVNELVHEARGSDG; via the coding sequence ATGAGTGCCGATGATCCTGAAATAACCACCGTGACATCGAAGGGACAGATCACGATCCCCAGCCGGTTGCGCGAGCAGTTCGGGCTCGAACAGGGGACGAAGTTGATGCTCGTGCCGACCGACTACGGACTCGTCTTGAAGAAACTCGACCTGCCGTCCGTCGAAGAGTTCCAACGGCGGGTCGAGAAGCGAGCCGAGAGGGTGGATCTCTCGATGGAGGAGGTCAACGAATTGGTCCACGAGGCGCGAGGCTCCGATGGATGA